One part of the Anguilla anguilla isolate fAngAng1 chromosome 11, fAngAng1.pri, whole genome shotgun sequence genome encodes these proteins:
- the nprl2 gene encoding GATOR complex protein NPRL2, which translates to MGSKSRIECIFFSEFHPTLGPKITYQVPEEYISRELFDTVQVYIITKPELQNKLITVTAMEKKLIGCPVCIEHKKYSRNALLFNLGFVCDAQTKTCALEPIVKKLSGYLTTLELESGFISNEESKQKLVPIMSTLLEELNAKGACTLPIDESNTIHLKLIEQRKDPQIVQEYDVPVFTQCKDHFIKSQWDLTTQQILAYIDGFRHIQKISAEADVELNLVRIAVQNLLYYGVVTLVSIFQYSNVYCTTPKVQNLMDDKSIQEDCLLFVTKPGQKRASLRDVFQLYCGLSPGTTVRDLCSRYSQQLQRVDERKLIQFGLMKGLIRRLQKYPVKAIRDERSRPPRLYTGCHSYDEICCKTGMSYRELDERLENDPNIIVCWK; encoded by the exons atggGAAGCAAGAGCAGAATCGAGTGTATATTTTTCAGCGAGTTTCATCCTACTTTGGGTCCGAAAATTACTTACCAG GTTCCTGAAGAATACATTTCAAGAGAGCTCTTCGACACAGTGCAAGTGTATATCATCACCAAGCCTGAACTGCAAAACAAACTAATTACAGT CACTGCAATGGAGAAGAAGCTAATTGGCTGCCCAGTGTGCATTGAACACAAGAAGTACAGTCGCAATGCCCTACTCTTCAATCTTGGGTTTGTGTGCGATGCTCAGACAAAAACCTGTGCCTTGGAACCTATTGTGAAAAAGCTGTCTGGATATTTGACTACACTGGAG TTAGAGAGtggcttcatttcaaatgaggAGAGTAAGCAGAAGTTGGTGCCTATCATGTCTACACTGCTGGAAGAGCTCAATGCCAAAGGAGCCTGCACTCTGCcgattg ATGAGTCCAACACTATCCACCTGAAGCTAATTGAGCAGCGTAAGGACCCTCAGATTGTTCAAGAGTATGATGTACCTGTCTTCACCCAGTGCAAGGACCACTTCATTAAGTCTCAGTGGGACCTGACTACTCAACAG ATCCTGGCCTATATTGATGGTTTTAGGCACATACAGAAAATTTCTGCTGAAGCTGATGTGGAGCTAAATCTTGTTCGGATTGCTGTGCAGAATTTACT GTATTATGGGGTTGTAACACTGGTCTCAATATTTCAG TACTCCAATGTGTACTGCACCACCCCTAAAGTACAAAACCTCATGGATGACAAATCTATCCAGGAAGATTGTCTGCTCTTCGTCACCAAGCCTG GGCAGAAGCGGGCCAGCCTACGAGATGTGTTCCAGCTGTACTGTGGTCTCAGTCCTGGCACGACAGTGCGTGACCTCTGCTCCCGCTACTCTCAGCAGCTTCAACGGGTTGATGAGAG GAAACTGATCCAGTTTGGGCTGATGAAAGGTCTTATCCGTCGGCTGCAGAAGTACCCAGTTAAAGCTATTCGGGATGAGAGGTCTCGCCCACCCCGCCTATACACTGGCTGCCATAGCTATGATGAGATATGCTGCAAAACAG GAATGAGCTACAGAGAACTAGATGAGAGACTGGAGAATGACCCCAACATCATAGTTTGCTGGAAATGA